The Pseudomonas sp. G2-4 genome window below encodes:
- a CDS encoding aminotransferase class I/II-fold pyridoxal phosphate-dependent enzyme, with protein MRFSALTQRITGEGAAAWQIHDRALALREQGMDVLLLSVGDPDFDTPRAIVDAAVASLRAGETHYSDVRGLYTLRASIARRHRQRCGQSVGAEHVTVLPGAQCAVYAVAQCLLNPGDEVIVAEPMYVTYEAVFGACGATVVPVAVRPENAFRVEPADVARLITPRTRAMLLNSPNNPSGASLSLPTWQALAQLCIEHDLWLISDEVYSDLLYEGEHISPASLPGMAERTATLNSLSKSHAMTGWRIGWVIGPEPLAEHLANLSLCMLFGLPDFVQRAAQVALEQDLPEVAQMYEEYRQRRDLVCAVLGDCPGLKPVRPDGGMFVMVDVRQTGLDAQGFAERLLDGYGVSVLAGEAFGPSAAGHIRIGLVLDQVKLADACQRIALCTAGLLRERRA; from the coding sequence ATGCGCTTTTCAGCCTTGACCCAACGTATTACCGGCGAGGGTGCCGCTGCCTGGCAGATTCACGACCGGGCGCTAGCCCTGCGCGAGCAGGGCATGGATGTACTGCTGTTGTCAGTGGGCGATCCGGACTTTGACACGCCGCGCGCCATCGTTGACGCCGCTGTCGCCAGCCTGCGGGCCGGGGAGACTCATTATTCAGACGTCCGTGGCCTGTATACCTTGCGCGCCAGCATTGCCCGGCGTCATCGCCAGCGCTGCGGCCAGTCGGTGGGCGCCGAGCATGTCACTGTGTTGCCTGGGGCGCAGTGTGCGGTGTATGCGGTCGCGCAATGCCTGCTCAATCCCGGGGATGAAGTCATCGTCGCCGAGCCGATGTATGTCACTTACGAAGCGGTGTTCGGTGCCTGTGGGGCGACCGTGGTGCCGGTGGCGGTGCGCCCGGAAAACGCTTTTCGGGTCGAACCGGCCGATGTGGCCCGCCTGATTACCCCGCGCACCCGGGCGATGCTGCTCAACAGCCCCAACAATCCGTCCGGCGCCAGCCTGTCACTGCCTACCTGGCAAGCCCTGGCGCAGTTGTGCATCGAGCACGACTTGTGGCTGATCAGTGACGAGGTCTACAGCGACCTGCTGTACGAAGGTGAACACATCAGCCCGGCCAGCCTGCCGGGCATGGCCGAGCGCACCGCGACCCTGAACAGCTTGTCCAAGTCCCACGCCATGACCGGTTGGCGCATTGGTTGGGTCATCGGGCCTGAGCCCTTGGCCGAGCATTTGGCGAACCTGTCGTTGTGCATGTTGTTCGGCTTGCCGGACTTTGTGCAGCGTGCCGCCCAGGTGGCGCTGGAGCAGGACTTGCCTGAAGTGGCGCAGATGTATGAGGAGTATCGCCAGCGCCGGGATCTGGTGTGCGCGGTTCTGGGTGATTGTCCTGGTCTCAAGCCTGTGCGACCCGATGGTGGCATGTTTGTGATGGTCGACGTGCGCCAGACTGGCCTCGATGCCCAGGGCTTTGCCGAGCGGCTGCTGGATGGCTATGGGGTGTCGGTGTTGGCCGGTGAGGCATTCGGGCCCAGTGCGGCGGGGCATATTCGGATCGGGCTGGTGCTCGACCAGGTGAAACTGGCGGATGCGTGTCAGCGGATTGCCCTGTGTACGGCGGGGCTGCTGCGGGAGCGGCGGGCCTGA